From the Anoplopoma fimbria isolate UVic2021 breed Golden Eagle Sablefish chromosome 14, Afim_UVic_2022, whole genome shotgun sequence genome, one window contains:
- the smad7 gene encoding mothers against decapentaplegic homolog 7, protein MFRTKRSGLVRRLWRSRAPVEGDGETDRGTHGSGGCCMGKTTKVAKSNAGSEAELKALTHSILKKIKEKQLEVLLQAVESKGGVRSPCLLLPSKVDAKVGQQSYSLPMLLYKVFRWPDLRHSSELKRLSCCESYGKINPELVCCNPHHMSRLCELESPPPPYSRYPMDYLKPPDSPDSGPSSSETGGTTYSAPVGLSDSLALQESGDRAHWCVVAYWEEKTRVGRLYSVQEPSLDIFYDLPQGNGFCLGQLCSDNKSQLVQMVRAKIGYGIQLTREPDGVWVYNRSCYPIFIKSATLDNPDSRTLLVHKVFPGFSIKAFDYDKAGSLQRPNDHEFTQQPRTGFTVQISFVKGWGQCYTRQFISSCPCWLEVIFNTR, encoded by the exons ATGTTTAGGACCAAACGATCGGGGCTCGTCCGGCGACTCTGGAGGAGCCGTGCGCCCGTGGAGGGCGACGGGGAGACGGATAGAGGGACGCATGGCTCCGGGGGCTGCTGCATGGGCAAAACGACAAAGGTGGCCAAGTCCAACGCCGGGTCGGAGGCTGAACTGAAGGCTTTGACCCACTCCATACTGAAAAAGATCAAAGAGAAACAATTAGAGGTGCTTTTGCAGGCGGTCGAGTCCAAGGGGGGTGTCCGAAGCCCTTGCTTGCTCCTGCCCAGCAAAGTGGACGCCAAAGTGGGTCAACAGTCTTACTCTCTCCCCATGCTGCTCTACAAAGTGTTCAGGTGGCCGGACCTCAGGCATTCCTCGGAGCTGAAGAGGCTGTCTTGCTGTGAATCCTACGGGAAAATCAACCCAGAGCTCGTTTGCTGCAACCCGCACCACATGAGCAGACTTTGTGAACTCG aatctcctcctcctccatattCGCGCTATCCCATGGACTATCTTAAACCACCAG atTCTCCAGACTCTGGACCGTCATCCAGTGAAACTGGGGGAACGACATACTCGGCCCCTGTGGGGCTTTCAg ATTCCCTGGCGTTGCAGGAGTCTGGCGATCGGGCCCATTGGTGCGTGGTGGCATACTGGGAGGAGAAGACACGTGTCGGGCGCCTCTACTCAGTCCAGGAGCCCTCTCTGGACATCTTCTATGATCTACCTCAGGGGAACGGCTTCTGTCTGGGCCAGCTCTGCTCCGACAACAAGTCCCAGCTGGTGCAGATGGTGCGGGCCAAGATTGGCTATGGCATCCAGCTGACGCGTGAGCCGGACGGGGTGTGGGTCTACAACCGCAGCTGCTACCCCATCTTCATTAAGTCGGCCACACTGGACAACCCGGACTCGCGCACGCTGCTGGTGCACAAGGTGTTCCCCGGTTTCTCCATAAAAGCTTTTGACTATGACAAAGCCGGCAGCCTGCAGAGGCCGAACGACCACGAGTTCACGCAGCAGCCTCGCACGGGCTTCACGGTGCAGATAAGCTTTGTGAAAGGCTGGGGACAGTGCTACACCAGACAGTTCATCAGTAGCTGCCCATGTTGGCTGGAAGTCATCTTCAACACCCGATAG